Proteins encoded by one window of Arachis hypogaea cultivar Tifrunner chromosome 1, arahy.Tifrunner.gnm2.J5K5, whole genome shotgun sequence:
- the LOC112700235 gene encoding leucine aminopeptidase 1, with the protein MAAIASTLLLSFSFSTVSSSSLFLTRITSRFSFAAPLPLRSNHTKHMAHTLARATATLGLTHPSNTDSPKISFAAKEVDVTEWNGDILAVGVTEKDLAKDGKSGFENPILKKIDSKLGGLLAEASSEEDFSGKAGQSTVLRITGLGSKRIGLIGLGQTTSTTAAFKTFGEAVAAAAKSAQASNVAVVLASSEGLSKETKLSTAYAIATGTALGIFEDNRYKSESKKSALSSVDIIGLGTGPELEKKLKYAGDVSSGIIFGRELVNSPANVLTPGVLAEEASKIASEYSDVFTAKILNAEQCKELKMGSYLGVAAASENPPHFIHLCYKPPSGTVNVKLALVGKGLTFDSGGYNIKTGPGCSIELMKFDMGGSAAVLGAAKALGQIKPLGVEVHFVVAACENMISGKGMRPGDIVTASNGKTIEVNNTDAEGRLTLADALVYACNQGVEKIVDLATLTGACVVALGPSIAGIFTPSDELAKEVVEASEVSGEKLWRMPLEDSYWESMKSGVADMVNTGGRQGGAITAALFLKQFVDEKVQWMHIDLAGPVWNEKKRSATGFGVATLVEWVLKNASQK; encoded by the exons ATGGCAGCCATTGCCAGCAcactccttctttctttctcattctCAACTGTATCTTCGTCTTCTCTCTTTCTTACCAGAATCACTTCTCGTTTCTCTTTCGCTGCACCGCTTCCTCTGCGTTCCAACCACACCAAGCACATGGCTCACACTCTCGCTCGCGCCACTGCCACTCTCGGCCTTACTCACCCTTCCAACACCGATTCCCCCAAG ATCTCTTTTGCTGCTAAGGAGGTTGATGTCACTGAATGGAACGGAGACATCCTTGCAGTGGGTGTTACTGAGAAAGACTTGGCTAAGGATGGGAAATCGGGATTTGAGAATccgattttgaaaaagattgactCCAAGTTGGGTGGTTTGTTAGCTGAAGCGTCCTCTGAAGAGGATTTCTCAGGCAAAGCTGGCCAATCAACGGTTCTTAGAATTACCGGCCTCGGGTCGAAGAGGATTGGCTTGATTGGGCTTGGACAGACCACTTCCACTACCGCAGCTTTTAAGACTTTTGGTGAGGCTGTTGCAGCTGCTGCAAAGTCTGCTCAAGCAAGCAATGTAGCCGTTGTTCTCGCCTCTTCTGAAGGACTTTCTAAAGAAACAAAGCTCAGCACTGCTTATGCAATCGCCACTG GGACTGCGCTGGGAATATTTGAGGATAACAGGTACAAGTCGGAATCAAAGAAATCAGCGCTTAGCTCAGTTGACATTATTGGCCTTGGAACTGGACCTGAATTGGAGAAGAAACTTAAGTATGCAGGAGATGTTTCCTCCGGTATAATTTTTGGAAGGGAGCTTGTAAATTCTCCTGCCAATGTGCTCACACCAG GGGTGTTGGCAGAAGAGGCATCAAAGATTGCTTCCGAATATAGTGATGTTTTTACTGCTAAAATATTGAATGCTGAACAATGTAAGGAATTGAAAATGGGATCCTATCTGGGTGTTGCTGCAGCATCAGAAAATCCTCCACATTTTATCCATCTATGTTATAAACCTCCAAGTGGAACTGTCAATGTCAAATTGGCATTGGTTGGAAAGGGTTTGACTTTTGACAG TGGTGGCTACAACATCAAGACTGGACCTGGCTGTTCAATTGAACTCATGAAATTTGATATGGGTGGTTCAGCTGCCGTTTTGGGTGCAGCGAAAGCTCTTGGTCAAATCAAACCTCTTGGAGTTGAG GTTCATTTTGTAGTTGCAGCTTGTGAGAATATGATTAGTGGAAAAGGTATGAGGCCTGGAGACATTGTCACAGCTTCAAATGGAAAGACTATAGAG GTTAACAACACTGATGCGGAGGGTAGGCTTACCTTGGCAGATGCTCTGGTATATGCTTGTAACCAAGGTGTTGAGAAG ATTGTTGACCTGGCAACTTTAACTGGGGCATGTGTGGTTGCTCTTGGACCCTCAATTGCAG GTATTTTTACACCCAGTGATGAGCTGGCAAAAGAAGTTGTTGAAGCCTCTGAGGTGAGTGGGGAGAAACTATGGAGGATGCCATTAGAAGATAGTTACTGGGAGTCAATGAAATCAGGAGTCGCTGATATGGTTAACACTGGTGGTCGACAAGGCGGTGCTATTACTGCCGCCCTTTTCCTAAAACAG TTTGTTGATGAAAAGGTTCAATGGATGCATATCGACTTGGCCGGTCCGGTATGGAACGAGAAGAAACGCTCAGCAACAGGATTTGGTGTTGCTACTTTAGTAGAATGGGTTTTGAAAAATGCTTCTCAAAAGTGA